The Thermomonospora curvata DSM 43183 DNA segment AGGGTGACATTTCCTGCCGTCTCCAGGAGAGTCACTTTCCGACCTCGCGTTCGACGAGAGGACGGAGCAGTGAACCTTTTCCGGCACCCTGGGCACGGAAACCTCGGCGGCACTCGGTCCCATACCGCGGCCGGGCCATGGCAGCGTCCCCGGCGCACCCGTTCCGGCCTGCGGAAACGGCGTGCTGAAAAAGGTTCGGTGAAAAAGCGGCTGGCGGCGTTCGGGATCGCGGCCGCCGGGGCGGGCGTGCTGATCGTGACACCGGCCTCCGCCGCGAGCACCGCGGCCGGGCTCGACCCGGCGAAACTGCAGGCCGCCATGGACGGGGTGCACCGGGCGGGCATGCCGGGCCTGTACGCCCAGGTGCGCGACGGCGGCCGGGTGTGGCGCGGGGCCTCCGGGGTCGCCGACGTCCGGACCGGCCGTCCCGTCACGCCCCACATGCGCCAGCGCGTCGGCAGCATCACCAAGACCTTCACCGCCGCCGCCGTCCTGCAACAGGCCGAACGGGGCAGGATCCGGCTCGACGACCCCATCGGCCGCTACCTGCCGCACCTGGTGCCCGGTGAACGCGGCCGGCGCATCACCGTCCGGATGCTGCTCAACCACACCAGCGGAATCGCCGACTACATCCCCTACGCCTTCCCCTCCCTGCTGCAGGGGTCGCCCCGCAGCCTGGAGGACAACCGGTTCCGCCGGTTCCGCCCGGCCGAGCTGATCAGGATGGGGCTGGCCGCGCCCGCCACCGGCCGGCCCGGTGAACTGCCCGGGTCCTACTCCAACACCAACTACGTCATCCTCGGGCAGCTGCTGGAACGGGTGACCGGCACCCCGGCCGAAAAGCACATCACCCGCAACGTCATCGAACGCGCCGGGCTCAAGCACACCGCGTTCCCGGCCGGCCCCCGCATCAAAGGGCCGCATCCGCGGATGTACGAGGCGATGTACGGCCTGATCGACCCGCCGCGCGACTACAGCGTCTACGACATGTCCTGGGTGGGCACGGCGGGCGCCGTGGTGTCGACCATGGACGATCTCAACCGCTTTTACGCCGCCCTGCTGAACGGCAAGATCATCAGCAGGGCGTCGCTGGCGCAGATGCAGCGCACGGTGCCGGTCGGCGTCGGCGGCGGGACCATGGACTACGGCCTCGGCCTGTATGCGGTCCACACGCCTTGCGGCGTCTTCTGGGGGCACGACGGCGTGGTCTGGGGAGCGGGAGCGCAGTCGCTGATCCGCGCCGACGGCGGACGGCAGGTCTCCTACGCGGTGAACCTCACCAAGTACAACCGGCCGGACTCCTCGGGGAACCTGCAACCCCACCCCATCGACGAGGCGTTCGGGCCGTTCCTGCAGCTGGCCCTCTGCGGGGACCGGCAGGCCCAGGTCACCTTCGCCCGGCGGCCTGTGACACCGATGCCCTTGATGGGCGTGCCGGCCCTGCGTTGAGCGGGCCTCCCCGTTCCTCGGAAAAGAGCGCCCGGGGCCAGGTGCCCCGGGCGCCCGAGCGGGGAGCGATCAAAACTCGCGCAGTGCGATCTCCAGCCGGTCCAGCGCCCAGTCCAGGTCCTCCCTGCTGATCACCAGCGGCGGGGCCAGCCGCAGCGTGGTCTCGTGAGTCTCCTTGGCCAGCACGCCCAGCTCCAGCAGCCGCTCACTGACCGGGCGGGCCTTGCCGTTCAGCTCCACCCCGGCCCACAGCCCGCGTCCGCGCACCTCGCGGACGACGTCGCCGGGCAGCGCGCTCAGCCGCCGGTGCATGTGCTCACCCAGCGTCCGCGACCGCTCCTGGTACTCGCCGGTGCGCAGCATCGCGATCACCTCGCGTCCCACCGCGCAGGCCAGCGGGTTGCCCCCGAACGTCGAGCCGTGCTGGCCGGGCTTGAACACCCCCAGCACATCGGCGTCGGCGACCACCGCCGACACCGGCAGGATGCCGCCGCCCAGCGCCTTGCCCAGCACGTACACATCGGGGACGACACCCTCGTGCTCGACGGCGAACGTGGCGCCGGTGCGGCCCAGCCCGGACTGGATCTCGTCGGCGATCATCAACGCGCCGTGCTCGGTGCACAGCCGGCGCACCGCCGTCAAAAACCCCCTGGGCGGCACGATCACCCCGGCCTCGCCCTGGATCGGCTCGACCAGCACCCCCACGGTGTTCTCGTCCATCGCCGCCGCCAGCGCCTGCGCATCCCCGTACGGGACGATGCGGAAGCCGGGGGTGTAGGGACCGTAGGAGTTACGGGCGTCCGGGTCGGTGGAGAAGCTGATGATCGTGGTGGTCCGGCCGTGGAAGTTGCCCTCGAAGGTGATGATGTTGGCCCGGTCGGCCGGCACGCCCTTGACCTCGTAACCCCACTTGCGCGCGGTCTTGAGGGCGGTCTCGACGGCCTCGGCGCCGCTGTTCATCGGCAGCACCATCTCCTTGCCGGCCAGCTCGGCCAGCTCGGCGACGAACGGCCCGAACTGGTCGTGGTCGAAGGCCCGGCTGACCAGGGTGACCCGCTCCAGCTGCCGCCGCGCGGCGGCGATCAGCCGGGGGTGGCGGTGCCCGAAGTTGACCGCCGAGTAGGCGGCCAGCATGTCCAGCAGGCGCCGTCCTTCGACATCGGTCACCCAGGCGCCCTCGGCCTCGGCGATCACGACCGGGAGCGGATGGTAGTTGTGGGCGCTGTGCTCGTCGGACAGTGCGCGCAGCTGTTCGGTTCGCGTCGTCACGATGCTCCTTCGGCGGTCCGCCGACCTTTAGATGACCGTGGCCGGAGTCGCCCGCACCGGGGATCGGCCCGGCGCAGGCCGGGAAGGCGAGGTGGCCGCCTCCCCTGCGTCCAGCGTATGTTCGAAGCAGACAGCGGAGACAGTCACAAAACCGACTTCAGAGGGTGCGTTCGTTGCGTCTTGACGAGCTTGACCGCAGGATCGTTGCGCAGCTGATGGAGAACGCCCGGGCCTCCTACGCCCAGATCGGCGACGCCATCGGGCTGTCGGCGCCCGCGGTCAAACGCCGCGTCGACCGGCTGCGCGAGGAGGGCGTCATCACCGGCTTCGCCGCGGTGGTCGACCCGGCGGCGCTGGGCTGGACCACCGAGGCGTTCATCGAGATCTTCTACGACGGCGCCCGCTCCCCTGAGGAGACCTACGAGAGCGTCCGCAAGTATCCGGAGGTCATCGCCGCCTACACCATCACCGGCGAGGCCGACGCCCTGATCCACCTGCGGGCCCGCGACATCAGTCACCTGGAGGAGACCCTGGAGCGCCTGCGCCGCGAACCCAACATCGCCCAGACCAAGACCTCGATCGTGCTGTCCCGCCTGATCGGCCGCCCCACCGACGGCCCGGGTACTTAGGGACGCGCGGCGCTGGTGCTCCGGATGTGGCGAAGGGCGGATGCGCACCGGCACCGTCGTCTGAAACGCAAAGCCGGCGTCCGCCTCCACCGAGGATGACCTGTAACCGGACACCGATACGGGGTTGAGAACTGCGCCGCGGATCGTTCTCCGCACAGGCCAGGGGGCGGGTTCCGGGCGCTTGGTTACCAAACGGTAGGCTCCCTGGCATGGAGTTCGCGACCGCCGACCTGATCGACGAATTCGACGCCGAGCTGGCCAGCTGCGAGACCCAGTTCCGGCAGTACGGTGCGCGCACCGCCTTCGCCGGCCCGATCGCCACCATCCGCTGCCACCGCGACAACGCACTGGTCAAGAAGCTGCTGAACACCCCCGGCGAGGGCCGGGTGCTGGTGGTGGACGGCGGCGGCTCCCTGGCCTCGGCCCTGATGGGCGACCTGATCGCCGCCTCCGCGGTCGAGCAGGGCTGGTCCGGCGTGGTGATCAACGGCGCGGTCCGCGACGTGGCGACCCTGCGCACCCTGAACCTGGGCATCAAAGCCCTGGGCTCCAACCCCCGCAAGAGCGCCAAGGAAGGCGTCGGCGAGGTCGACGTCCCCGTCACCTTCGGCGGCGTGGAGTTCCGCCCCGGCCACTGGCTCTACAGCGACGAGGACGGCATCGTAGTGGCTTCCCGCCGCCTCATCTGATCCACTCAAAAGTTGTGGAAACGCTACGGAAAAGCTTCCCGCTGGAGCCAAAACTAATCCTGTAGCTTGATCTTTGTTAATGCTCTGGGGTTGCGAAGGCTTGAGCGCGGACGAATGTCGATCTGTGCTAATAAGGAGAGCAGGCGGGCGCGAGTTGAGTCAGCGTGCTGAAGGTGACGAAGAACCTCGGAGGGAGTCTCGTCCTTCGCACCTCACTGCCCCTTCTGTTCCTTGCTCTCTGAAGTAAGAAAACTTTTGGATTCCAGCAGGTGACCAACCAGAATTGGTCACCTGCTTTCCTATCGCCATCTCTAGGAGTTTCTCGCTCTAGAAATCTGGCAGGCGCTGTTCTCTTTGGAGTGTTTGGTTTGCGGGGGATTAATTGAACATTTTTAGCTGCTTGGTGAGAATCTCAGTGGCCCGTTTGGCGATCGGGTCTCCGGACTTTCCGGGCTCTCTTCGTTCTGAGTAGTAAGTGCAAACAAGAACGTTTCCGCGCACTGCGTAGTCGTACATCATGAAGTAGACATTGTATCGGGTCATTGAGCGGGGAACCTCGCGGCGTTCGTGACCACGTAGGTACTGCCAGCCTTCAATTGTGCCTTCTTTGGTCTGCCAAGTGTCTTTGTGTGGAAGTATGGTGGTCCCTTCGGTGGTCCTTCTAGGAGGAACGTCTTGCTTGGGAGGGCAGGACCGTGCCTTTATCTGTATTTTTTGAAAGGCTTTATGTGCTCCTTGTGGGGCATTGTATCGAGCGATTAGCTGGATGTAGTGGGTTTCGGTAGGGGGGTGCCCACTTTTGATGAACTGACGGGTGATTACTTCCGGCTCTCCTGGGAGTTCAACCTCCGACATTGAACAAGAAGCAACCTTTCCTTCCTTCACTCCCAAGAATTTAACTTTAATCTCTCGCAGGCCCTCCGTCACTTCTTTTGGGGGGATTAGGTTTTCTTTGATGTGTTTCAAAGAGTAGTTCGGGGCGGGGGGAGATGTTGTTGTAGATCTTCCTGGTGTAGGAGTAGCTGTAGCTGCTTTGGGGGGATCTGTGTCACTGCTGCAGCTAGCTAGTGCAATGCAGGAAGCGCAAATAATGGCAAAGGTGCCGTGAGGTTTGATTGGGATGTTTGTGAGCGAAAGATGCTTCATGGTCGACTGTTGGTCTGGATCTCGCTGACCACATAGGGGTATGGGGCTGATATCATGGATAGGTCTTCTAGAGTTCCATAATTGTCATCGCAGTCACTGCCTACGCAGTACCACTCGACTCCCCAGACGATTGTTGCGGTGACCTTATAGGTCCCACCGGGAACGCTTGTGGATGCTCGGTTATAAGTGTGACTGCAACTCAGGCTTCCTGCGCTGCCTGCTCCATTGCAGGTGATGCTTTTATCGCCAAGATTCCAAACTACATACTTCGGGGTGGCAACCGCCCATACTTGCTGGTCGCCGTCCCCAATACGAGGAGTCTCGACGGAGTGAAAATTCTCTACCCAAAGGCTAGTGCGGAGACCTACGTAGGTTTTGTCTCTCGGTGCGGTATGTACTAGGGGCACTGGAAGATTGGCTCGGGAGCGAGCAACCTCTGCCCAGTAAATTGTCGGCAGCGGCTCTGCTGAGCCGCCTTCTCCATCCCTAGTTTCAGGCAGGCCGATACTGCCGTCCCCGTCGAGTTCGGGAATTTCGCCGCTGCCTCCGCCGCCGGAGCCGCCGCCTCCGCCTCCGCTTCCGCCGCCCGATCGGCCGCCGTCTCTGTAGCCGCAGCCGAAGCCGCCGCTGCCGCCGCTGCAGGGGTCTGCCAGGGCCGGTGATCCTTGCAGGGCGGCCTCGCCGAGGACGGTGAGGGAGCTTGCGAGGATGATGGCGGCTGCGCTGAAGGCCGTGCGTTTCGTGGTGCGGCGGCCGGATGGTGCGGCGGGGGACGCCTTGTCTGTGGCTCGCGCAACGGTGTTGCGGGCTCTTGAGAGCAGTGGGCTGATCAGCATGGTTTGTCTCGCTTTGTGTTGGAGACCTTCCAGGCGCCGGATTCGTATGTGACGGCCGTGCGGTACTGGTAGGTGCCGCCGGGGCCGCCGCCGAGGCGCTTGCCGGTTTTGGCGGAGAAACGGTAGGCGGCCAGGGTGCGCATGCAGTCGACGACGTAGACGGTGTAACCGTCGTCGGAGCGGGCGTACACGCGCGGGTTGGAGATGTTGACGAAGCGCCAGATCACGCCTTTGGCGCGGGTGCGTTCGATGTCCTCGGTGAGAGTGGTGAGCAGGGGGTCGGTGGCCACCTCGGACAGCGGGGAGGGATCGTTGGTCTCGTACGCCTTTTTGTATGCCTTTTGGTAAGCGGCGTAGCTCTGCAGGACCTGGGCGTCGACCTGTTCGGTGGGCAGGGTGTGCGGGGCCGCCTGGGCCGCGTCGGAGGCGGCCGGGCGGGCGAGGCTGCCGGAGGGGCGGAACGTTCCCTTCCCGGAGGAGCCGGAGGCACAGGCCGCGGTCAGGCCGGTCAGCGTCAGGAGGCCGAGGGGCCGAACGAGCCGGGCGAGCATGCCTATCCCTGGTCGAGTGCGTGCCTGCGGAGCGCGGGGTACGCAGCGGAAGCTTACAGAAGCTTACAGAGACGCCTGTGACGGGAAAAGAGGATCGTTGCGTCCAGGCCCTTCCGGCGGTGAAGGGTTAGGTGGTTGTGATCTGCCGGGTCTTGGCGGGCGCGGCGGCGTCCGGGGTGTTACGGGCGTGATGCGAAGAATAGGGGAAGCCGGGGCCGGTGGTTTCCCGGCGTGGGGGAGAAAACCCGGGTGGAAACCGGTTCATCGGCCGGACCGCCCCGTAGCATGGGCGGACGCGGGGCTTGAGAGCGGTCGTGCGGCCGCAAGGCCCCGGATCGGTATGACGACATGGAGGGCCCGGTAATGAGCCGACGGCGGATCATCGCCATGGGGGGTGGGGCGGCGGCCATCGCCGCGATCACGATCGTGGGGTTCGCGGCAGCGAGCCAGGCCGGCCGCGCTCCCGATGCGCAGGAACCGGCACAGCCGGTGACGCATGAGGTGCAGCAGGATCCGCAAGAGGTCGAGGAGTACTGGACCGAGGAGCGGATGCGCAACGCCAAGCCGGCTCCCATGCCGGAAGTGAAGTAGCCGGCCGGGAGCCCGCTGAAGAACGCCTCGCACGAAGACGCGACAAAGCGACGGGCCGTCGCCGGAGTGGTCCCCGGCGACGGCCCGTCTTTTCAGCTCAGCGGGTCGCGGTGAACGCGAGCCTCAGAGCTTGCGGACCGTCTTGTAGACGCTGGCCGCCGCCTTCCCGTGGTACGGGGAGTACATGTAGGTGTTGACCGTGGAGTGGGTGCTGTTGACACCCACGATCCGGCCCCAACCCTTGCTGTTCATCCCGTAGATCCACGGGCCGCCGCTGGCGCCGCCGCCCATGGTGCACTTGATGCCCAGGCCGATCGGCGCGTTGCTGTGGAAGCGGACACCCACGGTCTTACCGGTGCAGTAGTACATCCGGTGCCGCTGGGTCGGCTTCCCGGACGGCAGGAACACCATCGGGTAGCCGAAGAGGCGCATCGAGTAGGTGCGCTTCTTGTAACCCCAGTTGATGCCCTGGGCACCGGTCCGCGCCTGGATCCGCTTGCCCTTCCAGTTGCGGACGGTGAAGGCGGCCAGGTCGTACCCGTAGCGGCGGTTGACGTTCTTGCTGTTCACCCACTGCTTGGCGACCACCAGCTTGAGGGCGGTGTACTTACCGCGCGGCGCCTTGCCGTCGCGGTAGCCGGGCACGAACATGACGTTGGTGTGCCACTTGCCCTTGGGGCCGCCGCTGTGCAGGCAGTGCCCGGCGGTCCACACCGAGCGCTTGTTGGGCGCGTTGACGACCGAGGCGCTGCAGACGTAGTCCTGGCCGTTCCGCTTGAAGAACACCCGGCCGGTCGTCTTGGCGATGCCGGAGTTGCGCTTGCTGGCCGGCCACTGCTTGGCCTTGATGACGGCCGCCGAGGAGATGCCGCCGGAGGCGGCCGCGGTGGCGCCGACGGGGGCGGGCGCCACACCGCCGGGGGCCACCGCCGCGTCGGCGGGGTCGACGGCGGCGGCCGCGGTGGCGGCGTTGTTCACGGTCTTGGGCACCGGAACGGGCTTGGCGGCCCGCATCCGCTTGGCGGTCCAGTACTGGAGCGTCGAGCTCGCGGAGACGTCGTTGACGGTGTGGACGACGACGTCGCTGGACGAAGGAGCGCTCGCCTTGCTCGCCGTGGCGGTCTTGTCCGGCCCGGCGGCGGCGAACGCCACGCTCGCGGTCGCGGCGGCCGTACCGATGACGGCGGCCGAGATGGCGATGCGGGGGGCTGAAAGACGCAAACTGCTGCCTTCCGTTTGAGACTGTTCGGAGCGGGGTACGGACGGAAAACCAAACAGGTTCTCGGCCAACTAGTCAAGCTGAAGCCAAGTTGGCTATATCACTTTTGTGAAGTTTGTGGCTTTCTGTCCGAAATACTGAAGTGTGTGCGACCGGATCCGGCCGATCCGCGGATTCGGGTGACCGGATCGCCTCCGTTGGGCGATCCTTCCATATGAGGCCGGGGTCGACCGATCGTTCTCAGATGACGGATCGGTAAAGAATCATCTGCTACCGGCCGATATCGCGCACCAGGTCCAGGGCCAGCAGCAGGTCCAGGTGGATGAAGGTCTCCAGCTTGGCTCCCGGAGCGGCCGCGGGGTCGGCGGCGAGCTCCTCCAGCACGGCCAGCGCGGCCGGGCTGTCCAGGTCCTGCGCCAAGGCGGCCTCCGCGTCCGC contains these protein-coding regions:
- a CDS encoding serine hydrolase domain-containing protein; this translates as MKKRLAAFGIAAAGAGVLIVTPASAASTAAGLDPAKLQAAMDGVHRAGMPGLYAQVRDGGRVWRGASGVADVRTGRPVTPHMRQRVGSITKTFTAAAVLQQAERGRIRLDDPIGRYLPHLVPGERGRRITVRMLLNHTSGIADYIPYAFPSLLQGSPRSLEDNRFRRFRPAELIRMGLAAPATGRPGELPGSYSNTNYVILGQLLERVTGTPAEKHITRNVIERAGLKHTAFPAGPRIKGPHPRMYEAMYGLIDPPRDYSVYDMSWVGTAGAVVSTMDDLNRFYAALLNGKIISRASLAQMQRTVPVGVGGGTMDYGLGLYAVHTPCGVFWGHDGVVWGAGAQSLIRADGGRQVSYAVNLTKYNRPDSSGNLQPHPIDEAFGPFLQLALCGDRQAQVTFARRPVTPMPLMGVPALR
- the rocD gene encoding ornithine--oxo-acid transaminase, with the translated sequence MTTRTEQLRALSDEHSAHNYHPLPVVIAEAEGAWVTDVEGRRLLDMLAAYSAVNFGHRHPRLIAAARRQLERVTLVSRAFDHDQFGPFVAELAELAGKEMVLPMNSGAEAVETALKTARKWGYEVKGVPADRANIITFEGNFHGRTTTIISFSTDPDARNSYGPYTPGFRIVPYGDAQALAAAMDENTVGVLVEPIQGEAGVIVPPRGFLTAVRRLCTEHGALMIADEIQSGLGRTGATFAVEHEGVVPDVYVLGKALGGGILPVSAVVADADVLGVFKPGQHGSTFGGNPLACAVGREVIAMLRTGEYQERSRTLGEHMHRRLSALPGDVVREVRGRGLWAGVELNGKARPVSERLLELGVLAKETHETTLRLAPPLVISREDLDWALDRLEIALREF
- a CDS encoding Lrp/AsnC family transcriptional regulator, which translates into the protein MRLDELDRRIVAQLMENARASYAQIGDAIGLSAPAVKRRVDRLREEGVITGFAAVVDPAALGWTTEAFIEIFYDGARSPEETYESVRKYPEVIAAYTITGEADALIHLRARDISHLEETLERLRREPNIAQTKTSIVLSRLIGRPTDGPGT
- the rraA gene encoding ribonuclease E activity regulator RraA translates to MEFATADLIDEFDAELASCETQFRQYGARTAFAGPIATIRCHRDNALVKKLLNTPGEGRVLVVDGGGSLASALMGDLIAASAVEQGWSGVVINGAVRDVATLRTLNLGIKALGSNPRKSAKEGVGEVDVPVTFGGVEFRPGHWLYSDEDGIVVASRRLI
- a CDS encoding trypsin-like serine peptidase, yielding MRLSAPRIAISAAVIGTAAATASVAFAAAGPDKTATASKASAPSSSDVVVHTVNDVSASSTLQYWTAKRMRAAKPVPVPKTVNNAATAAAAVDPADAAVAPGGVAPAPVGATAAASGGISSAAVIKAKQWPASKRNSGIAKTTGRVFFKRNGQDYVCSASVVNAPNKRSVWTAGHCLHSGGPKGKWHTNVMFVPGYRDGKAPRGKYTALKLVVAKQWVNSKNVNRRYGYDLAAFTVRNWKGKRIQARTGAQGINWGYKKRTYSMRLFGYPMVFLPSGKPTQRHRMYYCTGKTVGVRFHSNAPIGLGIKCTMGGGASGGPWIYGMNSKGWGRIVGVNSTHSTVNTYMYSPYHGKAAASVYKTVRKL